A window of Sagittula sp. P11 genomic DNA:
TCGCCGACCTCGCCCAGAACGGTGCCCTTGGCGCCCAAAACGGGGCGTGCGGTGCCGCCGTCGGGCCGCGCCTGCTTGCCGCCGATGAAGAACTTTGCCGTCCGGTCCACCGGGTCGAAGCTGAAGCCCTTCGCGGGGGCGGGTGTGATGGCCTTGCGCTCGGCGGCCTTGGCGAATGCGCGTGGCTTGAGGTAGTCGTAGCAACCCTCACGCCCGCCTTCACGACCAAAGCCGCTTTCCTTGACGCCGCCAAAGCCCACGCCCGCGTCCATCACGTTGGTGCAGTTGACCCAGACGATGCCCGCCTGCACCTGCGCGGCCAGTTCCAGCGCGAGGTTGATGTTCTCGCTCCAGACGCTGGCAGCCAGGCCGTAGCGGGTGTGGTTGGCCAGTTGCACCGCCTCGGCGGGGGTGCGGAAGGTCATGGATACGGCGACGGGGCCGAAGATTTCCTCGGTCGCGGCCTCGCATGTGGCGGGCACGTCACGCAGTACGGTCGGCGGGTAGTAGCTGCCCTTGGCGGGTACCTCACCGGATTGCAGAAGCTTGGCACCGGCGGCCACGGCGCGGTCGACCATGCCGGCGATGCGGTCCCGCTGCGGGCCGTCGATCACCGCGCTCATGTCGATGGTCTTGTCGAGCGAGGCGCCAATGCGCAGCGTCTTCATCCGGTCGGCCAGCCGGGCATGAAAGACATCGGAAACGCCTTCCTGCACCAAGAGACGCGAACCCGCGCAGCAGACCTGGCCCTGGTTGAACCAGATGGCGTCAACCACACCCTCGACCGCCGCGTCGATGTCGGCGTCATCACAGACGATGAAGGGGGACTTGCCGCCCAGTTCCAGCGTCAGCGACTTGCCCTGACCGGCTGTCGCCTCGCGGATGCGGCGTCCGACCTCGGTCGAACCGGTGAAGGCAACCTTGTCGGCGCTCTCGTGGGCCGCGATCAGCGCGCCGGTCTCGCCGTCGCCGGTGACGATGTTCAGCACACCTGCGGGCAGCCCCGCCGCCTGCGCCAGTTCCGCGAACAGCAGCGCGGTCAGCGGCGTCGCCTCGGCCGGTTTCAGGACCACCGTGTTTCCCAGCGCCAGCGCGGGGGCCAGCTTCCATGCGAGCATCAGGAACGGGAAGTTCCACGGGATCACCTGACCCACGACGCCCACCGGATCGTAACAGGCGAACTGGCTCTCCTGGATCTGCGCCCAGCCTGCGTGATGGTAGAAGTGCCGCGCGGCGAGCGGAATGTCGATGTCGCGCGTCTCGCGAATCGGTTTGCCGTTGTCGAGCGCCTCGACCACCGCGATCAGGCGGGAGTTCCGCTGGATGATCCGCGCAAGCGCGTAAAGCTTCAGCGCGCGTTCGTGGCCGGGCAGGGCGGCCCAGCCCTTCTGCGCCTTGCGCGCCGCCTTGAACGCCGCGTCCACATCAGCACCGGTCCCTTGAGACACCTGCGCCAGACGCGCGCCTGTTGCGGGCTCGATCGTGTCGAAGCCGTCGCCCGGCTTCGTGAAGGCGCCTTCGATGAAGTGGCCGAAGCGGGCGTCATGCGAGGCGAGCCATGCGCGGGCGGCGCTGTCGTCCTCTTTGCTGGGGGCGTAATCCATGCTGTCGAAAAAGCTCGCGACTGTCATCTGGTCATCCGATCGGGTGGCGTATGGCGGCGCTGTAGGCCCCCGTCACGCGGTGTTCGAGCTGGCGCTCGATGTCGCCCAGAAGCGACGAGGCGCCGAAGCGGAAGAGGTCGGGCTGTACCCAGTCGAGACCCAGTTCCTCTTTCATCAGTGCGAGGTAAACAAGCGCATCCTTGGCCTTCGACACGCCGCCGGCGGGTTTGTAGCCGACCTTCGCTCCGGTCATCTCACGGTACTGGCGGATTGCACGGACCATGGTCAACGAGACGGGCAGGGTGGCGTTCACGCCCTCCTTTCCGGTGGAGGTCTTGATGAAGTCGGCACCCGCCATCATGCAGACGAGGCTGGCACGGGCGACGTTGCGCAGGGTCTTGAGGTCGCCGGTGGCGAGGATCGCCTTGACGTGCGCATCGCCGCAGGCGGCACGGTAGTCGCGCATCTCGTCATAGAGCGCCTGCCAGTTGCCGGTCAGCACGTGTTCGCGGGTGATGACGATGTCGATCTCCTGCGCGCCGTCGGCGACGGAGGCGTCGATCTCGGCCAGCTTGGTGTGATGCGGGGCAAGCCCGGCCGGAAAGCCGGTGGACACGGCGGCGACAGGCACCCCGGTGCCTTGCAGCGCATCGACGGCGGTGGCGACGAAACGGTGGTAGACGCAGACCGCACCCGTGGTGATGCGGCGGTCGGCCATGCCGAGCGCCTCGAGGATATCCGGGCGGACCGGCTGCGCCGCCTTGGCGCAAAGCCTGCGGACACGGCCCTCCGTATCGTCGCCGTTAAGCGTGGTCAGGTCAATGCAGGTCACCGCCTTCAGAAGCCATGCGCTTTGCGCGTCACCCTTGACGGCGCGGCGGCCCGGCAGGCTGGCGGTGCGGCGGATGCTCGCCTCGGTGTTGACCTGGACAGCGCGCACGGCGGCCATGTCCAGCGCCATGCCGTCGTTGCGCGAATGCGCCACCGGCGCGGCGGCAGGCAGGGTCGTGACCTCTGTTTTCACAATCTTCCCTCCATGTCTCCACGCGTCCGCTTGCCGCGAATCTCGATGGAAACTTTTCAGCAGGATGCGTTGATCTTGTTGTTTCTGCAACCCCATTTTGTTACGATCTTAACATAGTGAATTGCCGGGGTGTGACGATGACCCAGACCGACTCCCGCGGGTTGCCCGCAAGCCGCAAGGAGGCCCGCGCGTTGTGGCTTCGGGATGCGGTCATGAAACAGGGGCCGCTGCACGTGCGCGACGCCGCGGAAAGCCTCGACGTGTCCGAGATGACGGTGCGCCGTGACGTGCGCGAAAACCCGGAAATGCTGCAGTTTCTGGGGGGGCACATCGTCCTGTCGCAGGACGCGGTGCGGCGCGCGCCCTATGACCTGTCCGACGCGGCAGAGGTGAACCAGGACGCGAAGCGCGCCGCCTGCGAGGCCTGCCTCCCGCTGTTGGAACCGGAGGCCACGATCTTTGTCGACTGCGGCACAACCCTGCCGCATTTGATCCACGCCATCCCGTCCGATATGAAGCTGACAGTTATTTGTTACGCTTTGAACATCGCGGATCTCGTGGTGCGCAAGCCGGACGTCAAGCTGGTGCTGCTGGGCGGCGTCTACCATCCGGCCACCGCCTCGTTCTACCCGGTGGAGGAGGACGGCACGCTCGACGCCTATGCCGTCAACCTGGCCTTCATGTCGGCGGCAGGTGTGGATGCGGCACTGGGCGTGACCTGCACCACCTTCCGCGAGGCAGGGTTGAAGCGGCTCGCGATGCGCCGCGCCGCCCGCAGCGTGCTGGTCACGGACCGCTCGAAGTTCGGGACGGTCCGTTCGGCGCGGTTCGCCGGACTGGAGGATTTCAGTGACGTGGCGACGGAGGACGGCCTGATCCCGCCGTCCGGGTTGTCCCCGGACGGGCTGCGCCGCGATAGGACCTGAAGAGACGTCCACCCGTGACCTGCAGGCATGAAAAAAGCCCCGGGCGGTGACCCGGGGCTTTCCGGCGCTTCGGCCTGTCAGTCAGTCAGCGCGATACCAGTCGGCAATGTTCCAGATCTGGCTGTCCCAGCTGTTCATCCGCACGCCTTCGAGGGTCTTGGCCTTGCCCGACAGGATGCTGCGGTGGATCAGCGGGATGATCGTGTAGGATTCGACCAGCATGTCGTTCATCTCGCGCGCGATGCGTCCGCGTTCTTCAAGCGAGGCGGCGGTGCGGAACTCGGCGATCAGTGCCTCGTACTCCTCCGAGCAGAAGCGCTGGATGTTGTTGCCCTGCCACTGGGTCGCAGGGCTCGGGATATTGGCACAGCTCCAGTTGCCGAGGAAGGCCTCCGGGTCCTGCCCTTTGGAGTTGTCGGTGTACATCTGCACATCGGTGTAGAACTTCTGGCGGGTGTCGGGCGAACCCGGGTCGCCGCCGAAGAAGACGGAGGCGTCGATGTTGCGCAGCTCCGTCTCGACGCCCAGCTCTTCCCACCATGCCTTGATCAGCGACTGGCTGTCCTGCCGCACGCCGTTGGTGGAGGTCTGGTAAAGGATCGAGAGTTTCACGCCGTCCTTGTCGCGGATGCCGTCGCCGTCGGTGTCGGTCCAGCCGGAGTCCTCCAGCAGGGCCTTCGCGGCCTCGATGTCCTGCGTGACGCAGTCGTCATTTGCGTCGGACTTGTAGAGCTCCGGGGCAGGGACAACCGCGCAGCCGGGAATGCCGGAATCGCCGTAGAGGTTCTCTGCGATCAGCGTCCGGTCGATGGCCAGAGACAGGGCCTTGCCCACGCGCGGATCGGTGAGGAACGGGTGCGGACCGCCCTCCACGGTGGAGCGTGCATCGCCAAGCTCGGGATTGGGGTCGGTCTGGTTGAGGAACAGGAACTCCACAGCCGAACCGTTGCTGGTGATCACCTCGCCCGGGCCGTCGCTCATGGCGTCCAGCACGTCGGGCGGAAGCTGCAGGTTCCAAGCGTAGTCTACTTCGCCGGTCTGGAGCACCGCGCGCGCCGAGGCGTTGGGATCGCCGCCGCCCTTGAGCGTGACCCGTGCGAAGGCAGGTTTGTCCGGGTCACGGTATTCCGGGTTCATCGAGTAGGTGATGATGTCGTTGGCGCGGAAATCCTCGACCACGTAGGGGCCGGTGCCGATGGGATGGGTGTTCTCATCCGTGCACTGGGAGACCCGCGCGCCGGTGCAGTTCTCGAACTGTGCACGCTGGAGGATCGGTGCCTCGGAGCTGACGAAGGCGGCGTAGGGGTAGGGTTTGGGCTCGGTGAACCTCACCTCGATGGTGCGGTCGTCCACCGCGACGACCTCTGCCACGCCGTCGAATTGTTGCAGGGCGGCGCAACCGCTTTCCTCGTCGACACAGTATTCCCAGGTGAAGACCGCGTCGGCGGCGGTGACGGGCGTGCCGTCGGACCATGTCAGCCCCTCGCGCAGCGTCCAGGTGATCGAGGTCAGATCCTCCGACACGCCGCCGTTCTCGACCGTGGGGATTTCTTCCGCGAGGATCGGCACCAGTTCCCCGGTTTCCGAGAAGCGCGCCAGAGGCTCCAGCACAAGCGAGGCGGCCTCCACCTCCTTGGCAATACCCGAAAGGTAGGGGTTCATCGAAGACGCCGCCTGCCAGTACAGGATACGCAGCTCTCCGTCGCTGCCGCGTTCGGCGCTGGCGGTGAGGGGCAGAAGCGCAAGCGCCGTGCCCAATAGGGTCGAAAGGGTCTTCATAGAGCTCTCCTGTCGGTCTCGGGGCGTGTTGGCGTCCCCTGTGGCGGGGGCGTGGAACCCCGTATGTCTGTATTACATGTTGCGAGAGCATTCTTTGTCAGTCAAGATGTATCAAATCATACAGGGCGGAATGCGGGACACGCCGATGACATCTTCACAGGATCTGCTTGCACGTCTGCGCAACGGCGCACAATCGGGGGCGGAGCGCAAGGTCGCCGCCGCCCTGTCCGAGACCTTCCCGACGAGCGCCCTGGGCACGGTGGAGGCGCTGGCGAACCGAGCGGGCGTCAGCGGCCCGACCGTGCTGCGCTACCTCAACAAGCTGGGCTTTCTCCGCTTTGCAGAGTTCCAGGCGGCGGTTATGGAAGAACTCGACCGGCAACTGGGATCCCCGGCCGTGCAGATGGCCACCCCGTCCGAGCCGCAGGACGCTGGCGAACACCTCTACCGCCGCACATTGCTCATGCAGGCCGAGGCGCTGCGCCGTGTGGCGGACCGGGCCATCCCGGCCGAGTTCGACCGCATCGCCGACCTCCTTGCCGATCCGAAGCTGACGATCCGGGCGCTTGGCGGGCGCTACAGCCGCAACCTCGCGCAGCGGCTGGTGGCGCACCTGGGGCAGATCAGGGCGCATGTCTCGCTGATCGACAGATCGATCGGCTTTGCCTTCGACCCGCTGGTCGACATCGGGCCGCGCGATCTTCTGGTGATCTTCGATTACCGCCGCTACCAGCAGGACCTTCTGGCCTTCGCGCAGGCTGCGCGGGGGCAGGGCGCGCGGATCGTGCTGCTGACCGACCCCACGCGTTCCCCGGTGGCCGAGCTGGCCGAAGCGGTGCTGACGTCTCCGGACGACTCGCCGTCGCCCTTCGCTTCGAAGGTGGTCGCCACTGCGCAGGTCGAGGCCCTGGTCGCCGCGGTCGTGGCCCGCGACCGAGACGCGGCCCGCAAACGGCTGGAACGGATCGAGGCGCTGCGCCGGGACGGACAGGGCGATGCGTGAGCCGTATGAGATCCTGAACCCGGAGGGCCGGTTTCCCGGGCTGATCGTCGTGGACCACGCGGGCGTCGACTTGCCGGAGGGGCATGAGCTGGGACTGGCTCCGGAATGGCGCGGTACGCATCACTTCTGTGACCTGGGGGTCGAGCCGCTGGCCCGTATGCTGGCCGAGAGGCTGGATGCGCCGGTGATCCTCGGCACGGTGAGCCGCCTGGTTCTGGATCTCAACCGCTGGATCGCCGATCCGCGGTCGATCCTGCCGGAGGTGGAGGGCGTCCCGATTCCCGGCAACAAGCTGTCGCATGCGGCGCGCGAGGCACGACAGGACGGTATCTTCTGGCCCTATCACATCGCGCTGGACAGGCTGTGGCAGCAGGTGCAGGCGCGCCATGAGGATCCGGTCTTCTTCGCGCTGCACACCTGCACCCGGCACATGGACGGGCAACGCAGGCCCTGGGACGCAGGGACGATCTGGAACGAATCTCCCGCGCTCTCGCAGGCCCTGCTGGCCGGGCTCGAGGGGGCCGGTACGCTTGGTGACAATCAGCCCTATTCGGGCCGCGGCGGCGTCTACACAGTGGACCGGCACACCTGGGGCACCGGGCTGCGCGCCTCGGGGCTGGAGGTGTCGAACGATCTGGTCGAGACGCGCGCCGGGCAGGCGGCTTGGGCCGATCGTCTTGCCCGGGCCCTGCGACGGACTGTGTGGGCGGAGGTCGGCGCATGACCCTGAGCACCGCCACGCCTTACGCACTGAGCGCGCCGCCTGCGCCCGCGTCCGAGCCGCTCGAGGGCAGCCTGAAGGTGGATGTCGCCCTCGTCGGCGCGGGGTTCAGCGGTGCCATCGCGGCGTTGATGCTGGCGCGGCGTGGCGTCTCGGTCGCGCTGATCGAGGCGGCGGAGGTGGGTCACGGCGGTTCCGGCCGCAATCACGGACAATGTATCCCGGTCTTCGGCTACCTCGACGACTCCGTCCTGCCGCCGGAGGGCTTTGCGCTGCTGCGCGATTCCGGGCAGGTGGTGTTCGAGACCATCGAAGAGCTGGGAATTGCCTGCGAACCGGTGCAGAAGGGCTGGCTCAGCGCCGCCCACGACGCCACCGGGCTGGAGCGTGCTCGTGCTGCGCACGCGAAATATGCACGACTGGGAAAGGCCGGCGCGTTCCTAGGGCGGGAAGAGGTCGAGGCGCTGAGCGGCATCCCCGGATACCTGGGCGGCTGGGTGCACCGTGACGGCGGGCACCTGAACCCTCTGGCCTACGTGCGCGGCCTTGCCCGGGCGGCACAGGCGGCGGGCGCGTCGCTGCACGTCCGCACACCGCTGACCGCGCTGTTGCGGCAAGATGGCGGATGGCTGCTGAAAACCCCACGCGGAGATATCACGGCGCGCAAGGTCGGACTGACGGTCAACGCCTACGGCGACGCGGCGATCCCCGCGCGTCTGCGGCAAAGCCTCGTTCCCATGCGCTCCTATGCGGTGGCCTCCGCACCGCTGACACCGGATCAGCGCCGCGCCGTGCTACCGGGGGGCGTGAACTTCAGCGACACGAGGCACGACCCGATGTTCTTCCGCGTCGACGGAAGCGGGCGGATCATCACCGGCGGGCTGGTCGAACTGCGGCGCGGGCGTCTTGGCGGGCCGACGGTCGCGCAGGCGGGCAGGCGGCTCGCGCGGCTCTACCCGGCATTGGAAGGGCTGGCGTTCACCCATCACTGGTCCGGCATCGTGGGCATCTCTGCGAGGCAGCGGCCCGCGATCTTCGAACTGGATGACGAACTTTGGGCGCTGGCGGGCTACTCGGGTCGCGGCGTGCCGACAACGGCGGCGCTGGGACGAGCCTTGGCGGCGACGCTGGTGGACAAGGACGAGGGCGCGCGGCTCTGGCCCCATGACCCACCTGCACGGATACCGGCGGCGGCGCTCATCGGGTTCGGCGTGCAAAGCCTGCGCGGACCGCTGAACAAGCTGCGCGACAGGCTCTAGCTGGCACGGTCCCGTATCGGCGCGCGGTAGAGTTCCGGCTGCACCTGTTCGATGATCGGCGTCCCGTCGCCGCCCAGCAGGGCAAAGGCGCGCCGCACCAGCATCTTGTGCCGCTGGCGCATCATGTGGACCGGAAACCTCAGTAACTGCCCGAAGGGTTCGTAGTCGAAACAGCCGAAGGCGCAGGCGTCAAGTTCGTGCTCTGGCAGGGTGGCAAGGAAGCGCAGCACGCCCTCGAACACCGAGTCGGAGTTGATGAACAGTCCTCGCGGCAGACCGCCGAGGCGTGCATAAAGCGCGGCAATGGCCTCAGTCGCGGCGTCGATGTCGTAGGTCTCGGCGATGATCTGAGCGGGATCGACGCGGCCGACGTGGAAGTAGAGCGCCTCCGAGAAGCCTTCGATCCGGTTGGCGGTGGCGGGCAGGTGGCGGTTGCCCCCGATGAAATAGATGGTTTCGCGCGGCGCGGTGCCGACCCCGCCGAGCGCCGTCATCGAAGCGAGGATCTCGCGCGTAAGCACCTGCGCGCCGGTGCGGTTGTCGGTCACGACAGAAGGCGCAAGGGCACAGGGCTGGTCGACGAAGACATGGGGGATCCGCGCCGCCTCGCACTGGCGGCTCAGGTCCTCAGGCGCGACGGTGCCGACGAAGAACAGCGCGTCGATGGCCCAGGAAGTCAGGTCGGCAACGGTGCTGCGCTCTTCCTCGGGGTCGCGCTCGGTGGCGATGATGACGGGGCATAGATTGCGGGCCCGCACCTCGCGCGAGAAGGTCTGCGCGATCTGCGAGAAGAAGCGGTTGTACTCCGGCAGGAGCAGCGCCACCAGACCCGAGCGCGACGTGCGCAGCGCCCGGGCCTGAAGGTTGGCGGAATAACCATGGTCGCGGGCGATCTCGATGATGCGCTTTGCGGTCGCCTCGGAGATGCGGCGCTTCTTCCACGTGCCGTTCAGGGCGGCGGACACGGTGGAGGCCGAGGCGCCCGCCCGCTGCGCAATGTCGTAGATCGTCTTTTTCTGGTTGTCGGACATATGGTTGCGTGTACCTGCGCAAACGAACGTAAGGAAGTGTTGACAGGATGCGCGGACTCGGTATTTGTTTGCAACATCGATTGTGCAGCGCGCTGATCAAACAGACATGACCCCAAGAACAGAGGTCGTGAATTTTTCGGCGGCGATGCACAACCGATTGCGCAGATCAGGAGAGGTGGTGCGCAAAGCGCCACATGGGAGGATGACATGAAGAAACTGACAGGATTCGTCAGCGCGCTTGCGCTGACCGTTGGGCTTGCCACTGGCGCGGCGGCAGAGACCACGATGGGCGTCGTCGTGAAGATCGGCGGCATTCCGTGGTTCAATGCCATGGAAGACGGCATCAAGCGCCGCGCCGAGGAACTGGGCGTCACCGCCGAGATGATCGGGCCCGTGTCCGCCGACCCGGCGCTGCAGGTGCAGGCCATCGAGGACCTCATTGCCAAGGGCGTCGACGTGATCGGCGTTGTCCCGAACGACGAAGCCGCGCTGGAACCGGTGCTGAAAAAGGCGCGCGACGCGGGCATCAAGGTCATCAGCCACGAGGGGCCGGGGCTGGAAAACGTCGACTGGAACTTCGAACTGGCTTCGGCCGACGGCTTCGGTGAGGCACACGCGAAACTCCTGTCCGACATGACGCCCGAGGGGGGCAAGTACGCGGTCTACGTGGGTTCCCTGACGGTGCCGCTGCACAATGCCTGGGCCGACGCGGCCATCGCCTGGATGAAGGAAAACCGCCCCGACATCGAGATCGTCGGCGAGCGTTACGGCGTGGCCGAGAACGTGGACGACAGCCGTTCGACCGCGCTCGACCTGATTGCCGCGAACCCGGACCTGAAGGGCTTCCTCGCGTTCGGATCGCAGGGTCCGATCGGTGCGGGCCGCGCGGTGGAGGAGCGTCGCAAGACCGGCGAGATCCACGTCATGGGTCCGTTCTCCCCCGGTCAGGGCCGCAAGATGATCCATTCGGGCGTGCTGGCGGGCGGCTACATGTG
This region includes:
- a CDS encoding DeoR/GlpR family DNA-binding transcription regulator encodes the protein MTQTDSRGLPASRKEARALWLRDAVMKQGPLHVRDAAESLDVSEMTVRRDVRENPEMLQFLGGHIVLSQDAVRRAPYDLSDAAEVNQDAKRAACEACLPLLEPEATIFVDCGTTLPHLIHAIPSDMKLTVICYALNIADLVVRKPDVKLVLLGGVYHPATASFYPVEEDGTLDAYAVNLAFMSAAGVDAALGVTCTTFREAGLKRLAMRRAARSVLVTDRSKFGTVRSARFAGLEDFSDVATEDGLIPPSGLSPDGLRRDRT
- a CDS encoding substrate-binding domain-containing protein, which gives rise to MKKLTGFVSALALTVGLATGAAAETTMGVVVKIGGIPWFNAMEDGIKRRAEELGVTAEMIGPVSADPALQVQAIEDLIAKGVDVIGVVPNDEAALEPVLKKARDAGIKVISHEGPGLENVDWNFELASADGFGEAHAKLLSDMTPEGGKYAVYVGSLTVPLHNAWADAAIAWMKENRPDIEIVGERYGVAENVDDSRSTALDLIAANPDLKGFLAFGSQGPIGAGRAVEERRKTGEIHVMGPFSPGQGRKMIHSGVLAGGYMWNPAQAGEVFVTLGDMLAKGEEITDGMEIPGLGVVHPDVENKDIITDNLLEINAETVDDLADKGL
- the deoC gene encoding deoxyribose-phosphate aldolase, encoding MKTEVTTLPAAAPVAHSRNDGMALDMAAVRAVQVNTEASIRRTASLPGRRAVKGDAQSAWLLKAVTCIDLTTLNGDDTEGRVRRLCAKAAQPVRPDILEALGMADRRITTGAVCVYHRFVATAVDALQGTGVPVAAVSTGFPAGLAPHHTKLAEIDASVADGAQEIDIVITREHVLTGNWQALYDEMRDYRAACGDAHVKAILATGDLKTLRNVARASLVCMMAGADFIKTSTGKEGVNATLPVSLTMVRAIRQYREMTGAKVGYKPAGGVSKAKDALVYLALMKEELGLDWVQPDLFRFGASSLLGDIERQLEHRVTGAYSAAIRHPIG
- a CDS encoding peptide ABC transporter substrate-binding protein → MKTLSTLLGTALALLPLTASAERGSDGELRILYWQAASSMNPYLSGIAKEVEAASLVLEPLARFSETGELVPILAEEIPTVENGGVSEDLTSITWTLREGLTWSDGTPVTAADAVFTWEYCVDEESGCAALQQFDGVAEVVAVDDRTIEVRFTEPKPYPYAAFVSSEAPILQRAQFENCTGARVSQCTDENTHPIGTGPYVVEDFRANDIITYSMNPEYRDPDKPAFARVTLKGGGDPNASARAVLQTGEVDYAWNLQLPPDVLDAMSDGPGEVITSNGSAVEFLFLNQTDPNPELGDARSTVEGGPHPFLTDPRVGKALSLAIDRTLIAENLYGDSGIPGCAVVPAPELYKSDANDDCVTQDIEAAKALLEDSGWTDTDGDGIRDKDGVKLSILYQTSTNGVRQDSQSLIKAWWEELGVETELRNIDASVFFGGDPGSPDTRQKFYTDVQMYTDNSKGQDPEAFLGNWSCANIPSPATQWQGNNIQRFCSEEYEALIAEFRTAASLEERGRIAREMNDMLVESYTIIPLIHRSILSGKAKTLEGVRMNSWDSQIWNIADWYRAD
- a CDS encoding LacI family DNA-binding transcriptional regulator; its protein translation is MSDNQKKTIYDIAQRAGASASTVSAALNGTWKKRRISEATAKRIIEIARDHGYSANLQARALRTSRSGLVALLLPEYNRFFSQIAQTFSREVRARNLCPVIIATERDPEEERSTVADLTSWAIDALFFVGTVAPEDLSRQCEAARIPHVFVDQPCALAPSVVTDNRTGAQVLTREILASMTALGGVGTAPRETIYFIGGNRHLPATANRIEGFSEALYFHVGRVDPAQIIAETYDIDAATEAIAALYARLGGLPRGLFINSDSVFEGVLRFLATLPEHELDACAFGCFDYEPFGQLLRFPVHMMRQRHKMLVRRAFALLGGDGTPIIEQVQPELYRAPIRDRAS
- a CDS encoding FAD-binding oxidoreductase yields the protein MTLSTATPYALSAPPAPASEPLEGSLKVDVALVGAGFSGAIAALMLARRGVSVALIEAAEVGHGGSGRNHGQCIPVFGYLDDSVLPPEGFALLRDSGQVVFETIEELGIACEPVQKGWLSAAHDATGLERARAAHAKYARLGKAGAFLGREEVEALSGIPGYLGGWVHRDGGHLNPLAYVRGLARAAQAAGASLHVRTPLTALLRQDGGWLLKTPRGDITARKVGLTVNAYGDAAIPARLRQSLVPMRSYAVASAPLTPDQRRAVLPGGVNFSDTRHDPMFFRVDGSGRIITGGLVELRRGRLGGPTVAQAGRRLARLYPALEGLAFTHHWSGIVGISARQRPAIFELDDELWALAGYSGRGVPTTAALGRALAATLVDKDEGARLWPHDPPARIPAAALIGFGVQSLRGPLNKLRDRL
- a CDS encoding MurR/RpiR family transcriptional regulator codes for the protein MTSSQDLLARLRNGAQSGAERKVAAALSETFPTSALGTVEALANRAGVSGPTVLRYLNKLGFLRFAEFQAAVMEELDRQLGSPAVQMATPSEPQDAGEHLYRRTLLMQAEALRRVADRAIPAEFDRIADLLADPKLTIRALGGRYSRNLAQRLVAHLGQIRAHVSLIDRSIGFAFDPLVDIGPRDLLVIFDYRRYQQDLLAFAQAARGQGARIVLLTDPTRSPVAELAEAVLTSPDDSPSPFASKVVATAQVEALVAAVVARDRDAARKRLERIEALRRDGQGDA
- a CDS encoding N-formylglutamate amidohydrolase; protein product: MREPYEILNPEGRFPGLIVVDHAGVDLPEGHELGLAPEWRGTHHFCDLGVEPLARMLAERLDAPVILGTVSRLVLDLNRWIADPRSILPEVEGVPIPGNKLSHAAREARQDGIFWPYHIALDRLWQQVQARHEDPVFFALHTCTRHMDGQRRPWDAGTIWNESPALSQALLAGLEGAGTLGDNQPYSGRGGVYTVDRHTWGTGLRASGLEVSNDLVETRAGQAAWADRLARALRRTVWAEVGA
- a CDS encoding aldehyde dehydrogenase family protein, which gives rise to MTVASFFDSMDYAPSKEDDSAARAWLASHDARFGHFIEGAFTKPGDGFDTIEPATGARLAQVSQGTGADVDAAFKAARKAQKGWAALPGHERALKLYALARIIQRNSRLIAVVEALDNGKPIRETRDIDIPLAARHFYHHAGWAQIQESQFACYDPVGVVGQVIPWNFPFLMLAWKLAPALALGNTVVLKPAEATPLTALLFAELAQAAGLPAGVLNIVTGDGETGALIAAHESADKVAFTGSTEVGRRIREATAGQGKSLTLELGGKSPFIVCDDADIDAAVEGVVDAIWFNQGQVCCAGSRLLVQEGVSDVFHARLADRMKTLRIGASLDKTIDMSAVIDGPQRDRIAGMVDRAVAAGAKLLQSGEVPAKGSYYPPTVLRDVPATCEAATEEIFGPVAVSMTFRTPAEAVQLANHTRYGLAASVWSENINLALELAAQVQAGIVWVNCTNVMDAGVGFGGVKESGFGREGGREGCYDYLKPRAFAKAAERKAITPAPAKGFSFDPVDRTAKFFIGGKQARPDGGTARPVLGAKGTVLGEVGEGNRKDVRNAVEAARGAASWGGKSQHNRAQILYYMGENLSARAAEFAERLSAQTGIKADKARAEVAASVSRLFTYGAWADKVEGTVHMPPMKGLALAVPEPIGVAGVICPEESPLLGFLSTVAPLIATGNRVVAIASEAHPLSATDFYQVLETSDLPGGVLNILTGSAQTLGRELAKHNDVDVLWAFTTPELSAEVERLSIGNLKRVFTDHGRAWDWTSAEAEGEVFLRQATQIKNIWVPYGE